Proteins encoded together in one bacterium window:
- a CDS encoding O-antigen ligase family protein encodes MEYSLILEQRKRYLFLGAGVIFLILLTFAMFFSMGIFGLLDIILLLFFLILTPFLYKRNKFFLVLWLFIVPVFDNFRPFVIAGANPMTVIGTVITVPTAMIILSNYIGSVWKKLPYIKYIFFFMLLLIFNCFRQDSFASGLMNVFRYFIQIFIIYLAYDSFKDDLTKAYSIFKLINIFTVINSIVILFQRLTGFGLLSVGGVLRAPGLLAHPNVTAIVVNLYLPMAIYMLMKSQKKEEKIYWGISIILNVLALLLTLTKVGYLCFLVMLFLMFLCLPYKRKLKAALVSICIFVLLTAVNFIFNLQIIEGILIRMGENDSYTWRQEVWKLLMAGINSRNVWFGNGIDSASSYLLSLGQYKMMTHNVYLQLWFELGVTGIIFYMSFIFPLITFIKALMNKRLADRMEYIFPIAIFVQIFINMYSDNSVFSRTPMFFAWVIITYFYIKLSLNLDNKNKKYA; translated from the coding sequence ATGGAATACTCTTTAATACTGGAGCAAAGAAAAAGATATCTATTTTTGGGCGCAGGAGTCATTTTTCTTATTTTATTAACTTTCGCTATGTTTTTTTCTATGGGGATTTTCGGGCTTTTAGACATTATACTTTTATTATTTTTTTTGATATTAACTCCGTTTTTATATAAACGAAATAAATTTTTCCTTGTTTTATGGCTGTTTATTGTTCCGGTGTTCGATAACTTTAGACCTTTTGTAATTGCGGGGGCAAACCCGATGACAGTTATAGGAACGGTTATAACTGTACCTACAGCGATGATTATCTTATCAAATTATATAGGTTCGGTTTGGAAAAAATTGCCATATATTAAATATATTTTCTTTTTTATGTTATTGCTTATATTTAATTGTTTTAGACAAGATTCTTTCGCATCAGGCTTGATGAATGTTTTTAGATATTTTATACAAATTTTTATTATTTATTTAGCCTATGATTCTTTTAAAGATGATCTTACTAAGGCTTATTCTATATTTAAATTAATAAACATATTTACAGTCATAAATTCGATTGTTATTCTTTTTCAAAGACTGACAGGCTTTGGTCTTTTGTCGGTAGGCGGCGTTTTGAGAGCGCCGGGGCTGCTGGCGCATCCGAATGTAACGGCTATAGTAGTCAATTTATATTTGCCTATGGCTATATATATGCTTATGAAATCTCAAAAAAAAGAAGAAAAAATTTATTGGGGGATAAGCATCATACTTAATGTTCTTGCATTATTATTAACACTTACAAAAGTTGGTTATCTGTGTTTTTTAGTAATGTTATTTTTAATGTTTCTTTGCTTACCTTACAAGAGAAAATTAAAAGCAGCACTGGTTTCTATATGCATCTTTGTTTTACTGACAGCAGTCAACTTTATTTTTAATCTGCAAATCATAGAAGGTATATTAATCAGAATGGGAGAAAACGATTCATATACCTGGCGGCAGGAAGTATGGAAACTGCTTATGGCCGGTATAAACAGCAGGAACGTATGGTTCGGCAATGGAATTGATTCAGCCTCCAGCTATTTGTTATCATTAGGACAATATAAAATGATGACTCACAATGTCTATTTGCAATTATGGTTCGAACTTGGCGTTACCGGTATAATTTTTTATATGAGTTTTATTTTTCCGCTAATAACTTTTATTAAAGCCCTTATGAACAAAAGATTAGCTGATCGAATGGAATATATCTTCCCTATAGCAATTTTTGTCCAAATTTTCATAAATATGTACTCGGATAATTCTGTATTTAGCAGAACGCCAATGTTTTTTGCATGGGTGATTATTACATATTTTTATATAAAATTAAGCCTTAATCTTGATAATAAAAATAAAAAATACGCTTAA